A single window of Microbispora hainanensis DNA harbors:
- a CDS encoding sugar ABC transporter substrate-binding protein: MRVNRLAVAAAAILTATLATACSGGSDEPSAPAASQSAAPAGPVKLTYWTWVPNMDKIVAVWNQAHPDIQVEVSKQAGGDDAAAKFLTAAKAGNPPDLVQAEYQMLPSFVAADAVADLTAETTQVKGEFSEGIWSLVTLGTDAVYAVPQDSGPMMLYYRKDLFEKYGIAVPKTWDEYAEAARTVHKKDPKVFLGTFSSKDPGWFAGLSQQAGAQWWSISGDAWKVAVNDEATKKVASYWGGLVKEGVIDGMPYFTPEWNKALNDGKLLTWPSAVWGPGVLSANAPKGKDKWAIAPLPQWNAGENYSGFWGGSSTAVAAKSPNKAAAARFATWLNTDPEALGLLIKEGAIYPASAKGAALMTGAPDYFSSQPDFWQQAASIGATARGFTFGPNVNVTYNAYKDAFDKAVAAKSDFAAAVQAMQDATIADMQKSGFTLAQ, encoded by the coding sequence ATGCGCGTGAACCGGTTAGCAGTGGCGGCGGCCGCGATCCTCACCGCCACGCTCGCGACGGCCTGCTCGGGCGGCTCCGACGAGCCGTCCGCCCCCGCCGCGAGCCAGAGCGCGGCGCCGGCCGGCCCGGTGAAGCTGACCTATTGGACCTGGGTCCCGAACATGGACAAGATCGTCGCAGTGTGGAACCAGGCCCACCCCGACATCCAGGTCGAGGTCAGCAAGCAGGCGGGGGGCGACGACGCGGCGGCCAAGTTCCTCACCGCCGCCAAGGCGGGCAACCCGCCCGACCTGGTCCAGGCCGAATATCAGATGCTGCCCTCCTTCGTCGCCGCCGACGCCGTGGCCGACCTCACGGCCGAGACCACGCAGGTGAAGGGCGAGTTCAGCGAGGGCATCTGGAGCCTGGTGACCCTCGGCACCGACGCCGTCTACGCGGTGCCGCAGGACAGCGGGCCGATGATGCTCTACTACCGCAAGGACCTGTTCGAGAAGTACGGCATCGCGGTGCCGAAGACCTGGGACGAGTACGCCGAGGCCGCCCGCACGGTGCACAAGAAGGACCCAAAGGTCTTCCTCGGCACCTTCTCCAGCAAGGACCCGGGCTGGTTCGCCGGCCTCTCCCAGCAGGCGGGCGCGCAGTGGTGGTCGATCAGCGGCGACGCCTGGAAGGTCGCGGTGAACGACGAGGCCACCAAGAAGGTCGCCTCCTACTGGGGCGGCCTGGTGAAGGAGGGCGTCATCGACGGCATGCCCTACTTCACCCCGGAGTGGAACAAGGCGCTCAACGACGGCAAGCTGCTCACCTGGCCGTCGGCCGTGTGGGGCCCGGGCGTGCTGTCGGCCAACGCGCCGAAGGGCAAGGACAAGTGGGCCATCGCCCCGCTGCCGCAGTGGAACGCGGGTGAGAACTACAGCGGCTTCTGGGGCGGCTCCTCCACCGCCGTCGCCGCCAAGTCGCCCAACAAGGCGGCCGCCGCGCGGTTCGCCACCTGGCTCAACACCGACCCGGAGGCGCTCGGGCTGCTGATCAAGGAGGGCGCGATCTATCCGGCCTCCGCCAAGGGCGCCGCGCTGATGACCGGCGCTCCCGACTACTTCTCCAGCCAGCCCGACTTCTGGCAGCAGGCCGCCTCCATCGGCGCCACGGCCCGCGGCTTCACGTTCGGCCCGAACGTCAACGTGACCTACAACGC
- a CDS encoding beta-galactosidase, translated as MPGYPVLPEGLAYGGDYNPEQWPEEVWQEDVRLMREAGVTLVTVGVFNWGLIEPREGEYDFSRLDRILDLLHSAGVYADLATPTSSPPTWFRRRYPGSRLVDREGHVLGGGSRHSFCPSSPDYAAASERVVAALAARYAGHPAVAMWHVHNEYGWANAHCYCPTSAEAFRAWLRERYGDVGALNAAWGTTFWGLIYGSFDEVEPPVAAPVGLVPGLQLDFMRFSVDAHIACFRRERDTIRRFSDLPVTTNFMIPNCKPMDYWRWAAEVDVVANDHYLDSARADSHIELAMAADLTRSVAGGRPWMLMEHSTGAVNWQPRNLAKRPGEMRRNTLAHVARGSDSAMFFQWRASRYGAEKFHSAMVPHAGTDSGIWRDVVALGADLRALAEVRGARVTAEVAVVWDWESYWALEFEWRPSADLRFRERIEAYYEALWREHVTVDFVHPSADLSPYRLVVAPSAYLLAEAAAKNLHLYVEAGGHLLVSYFSGIVDENDTIHPGPYPGGLRDVLGVAVEEFHPLREHETVTLRSPGSLVPGATGRIWSERVRLAGAGAVREFADGPDAGHPAVTRHDLGAGSAWYVSTALDGESGLRDLVAEVLDHAGVSRPRGLPDTLELVRRGDHLFLINHADAPVTVDGVTGAGVLDGAAYDGSATVPAGGVVVVRT; from the coding sequence TTGCCCGGATATCCCGTCCTGCCCGAGGGGCTCGCCTACGGCGGGGACTACAACCCCGAGCAGTGGCCGGAAGAGGTGTGGCAGGAGGACGTCCGCCTGATGCGCGAGGCCGGGGTCACCCTGGTCACCGTCGGCGTCTTCAACTGGGGACTGATCGAGCCGCGGGAGGGCGAATACGACTTCTCCCGGCTCGACCGGATCCTCGACCTGCTCCACTCGGCCGGGGTGTACGCCGACCTCGCCACCCCCACCTCATCGCCGCCCACGTGGTTCCGCCGCCGCTACCCCGGCAGCCGGCTCGTGGACAGGGAGGGCCATGTGCTCGGCGGTGGCTCGCGGCACAGCTTCTGCCCGAGCTCACCCGACTACGCCGCCGCGTCCGAGCGGGTCGTCGCCGCCCTGGCCGCGCGGTACGCCGGCCATCCCGCCGTGGCGATGTGGCACGTGCACAACGAATACGGCTGGGCCAACGCCCACTGCTACTGCCCGACGTCGGCCGAGGCGTTCCGCGCCTGGTTGCGTGAGAGGTACGGGGACGTGGGCGCGCTCAACGCAGCCTGGGGCACCACCTTCTGGGGGCTGATCTACGGCTCGTTCGACGAGGTCGAGCCGCCCGTCGCCGCGCCGGTGGGCCTGGTTCCCGGGCTCCAGCTCGACTTCATGCGGTTCTCGGTCGACGCCCACATCGCGTGCTTCCGCAGGGAGCGCGACACGATCCGGCGGTTCAGCGACCTGCCCGTCACGACCAACTTCATGATCCCCAACTGCAAGCCCATGGACTACTGGCGCTGGGCGGCGGAGGTCGACGTCGTGGCCAACGACCACTACCTCGACTCGGCCCGCGCCGATTCGCACATCGAGCTCGCCATGGCCGCCGACCTCACCCGGTCGGTCGCCGGGGGCCGTCCGTGGATGCTGATGGAACACTCGACGGGCGCGGTCAACTGGCAACCGCGCAACCTGGCCAAACGGCCGGGGGAGATGCGCCGCAACACCCTCGCCCACGTGGCGCGCGGCTCGGACTCGGCGATGTTCTTCCAGTGGCGCGCCTCCCGATATGGCGCGGAGAAGTTCCACTCGGCGATGGTGCCGCACGCCGGCACCGACTCCGGGATCTGGCGCGACGTGGTCGCGCTCGGCGCGGACCTGCGCGCGCTGGCGGAGGTCAGGGGCGCGCGGGTGACCGCCGAGGTCGCCGTGGTGTGGGACTGGGAGTCCTACTGGGCGCTCGAATTCGAGTGGCGGCCCTCGGCCGACCTGCGCTTCCGGGAACGGATCGAGGCCTACTACGAGGCGCTGTGGCGCGAGCACGTCACCGTCGACTTCGTGCACCCGTCGGCCGACCTGTCGCCGTACCGGCTGGTCGTCGCGCCCAGCGCCTACCTGCTCGCCGAGGCGGCGGCGAAGAACCTGCACCTCTACGTGGAGGCGGGCGGCCATCTGCTCGTGTCGTACTTCTCCGGCATCGTAGACGAGAACGACACCATCCACCCGGGGCCTTATCCCGGGGGGCTGCGCGACGTGCTCGGTGTGGCAGTCGAGGAGTTCCACCCGCTCCGCGAACACGAGACCGTCACGCTGCGCTCGCCGGGCTCGCTGGTGCCCGGGGCTACGGGCCGGATCTGGTCCGAGCGCGTACGGCTCGCGGGTGCGGGAGCCGTACGCGAGTTCGCCGACGGGCCCGACGCCGGCCATCCCGCCGTCACCCGGCACGACCTGGGAGCGGGCAGCGCCTGGTATGTGTCCACCGCGCTCGACGGGGAGTCGGGCCTGCGCGACCTCGTCGCGGAGGTGCTCGACCACGCGGGCGTGTCCCGGCCGCGCGGCCTGCCCGACACGCTGGAGCTCGTACGGAGGGGCGACCACCTGTTCCTCATCAACCACGCGGACGCGCCGGTGACGGTCGACGGGGTGACCGGTGCCGGCGTGCTCGACGGCGCCGCGTACGACGGCTCGGCGACGGTGCCGGCCGGAGGCGTCGTGGTCGTCCGCACCTGA